The DNA window ACCCGGATTTACATTTCTGCAGCGCGCGGTTTTAGGGCGCCGGTACTCGACGACCTTTGCCGCTCCGGACGACGCAAAAATGGTTTCCGCATCGCCAACCCCGATTTATCGCCTGAATATATCACCAGTTTTGAGGCAGGTTTCGACCGGCGCTCGGCGTCGGGATGGTACGCTGGCATCACCGCTTTTTACTCGCATGGCACCGACTATATGTATGCCGTGAGCACCGGCGACTCCGTGGATATGGGCTACACCATCAGCCCGGTGTATCAAACGCAAAACATCGGTGGTGTAGAGATAGCAGGTATCGAAGCAGAGGTTTCCGGAAAGATCACCAAAAGTATCCTCGTGTTTGCAAACTATACCCGCAACTTTACCAGCATCAGCGATTTTACCCCTAAAACTGCCGCCGACCCCGATCTTACTGACAAACATCTTACCGATGTCCCCGACCATCAGGCCAATGCCGGTATCAACTGGATGAATAAGTGGGCAGATATTAACGTCACCGGAAAGTATACTGGAAAACGCTGGATCAATGACCGCAACATCCCCGACGTCACTTACATTCTTGCGCCACAGTATCCGGCCTGGTTCAATATCGACCTTAAAATCCAAAAACAAATTACAAAGCACTGGCTGGTATCGTTGTCGGTACAAAACCTCTTTGATGAATCGCACATCAACGATGGCGGCTACAAAACGCCCGGGAGAATCATCATCGGGAAGGTGGCGTGGCAGCTATTTTAGAGGAGAGAAAAAAGTAGGTAGTATTTAGTAAATAGTTGTTAATCGTTAATTGTTAATCGTTAATCGTTGATTGTTAATCGAGACCCGCAACCCGTAACTCGTAACCCGCAACCCGCAACCCGAACCTCTAACCTTTTTTGTCATAATAAAAGAGCCGTTTTCTGGTTTTGATATCTTTACAACCTTTACAGGATATGATATTATTTAAAGAGGCTCTCGAAATAGTCACCGGTGCTGCCCGGCAATTACCTTTCACACCCGTGTCTCTGGCGCAGGCGCATGGCAGGGTGCTGGCGCAGGATGTTTTCTCTGACATGGACATGCCTCCTTTCGACAAGTCGGCGATGGACGGTTATGCATGCCGCCGTGCCGATCTGGACAAGCCACTCGAGGTGATCGAAATAATCCCTGCAGGCGTGGTCCCCACCAAAATGATTCTCCCCGGCACATGCTCCAAACTGATGACCGGCGGCATGTTGCCAAAAGGTGCCGATATGGTGATAGTGGTAGAAGAGACCGAACCTGCCGGCGAAAACAGAATCCGCTTTACCGGCACCAAATCCTCCGACAACTTTTGTCGCATTGGGGAAGATTTACGAGAGAATGATCTTGTGTTAAAGTCGGGTACGCTGCTGCGCCCGCAGCACATAGCCATTCTGTCATCGGTGGGTTGTGTGGAACCGCTCGTTTATGATCAGCCCGTGATGGGCGTACTTTCGACGGGCGACGAACTGGTTGAGCCGCATCAAAGGCCGGCGCCATCGCAGATACGCAACAGCAACGCCGCCCAGCTGCTGTCCCAGATTGATAATATCGGCGCAAGGCCTGTATATTTTGGAATTGTGGCTGACACGCTGGAAGCTACCCGTGAAGCCATCGAAGCAGCTATTAATAAATGTAATATTCTGCTGCTTTCCGGTGGCGTTTCTATGGGCGACTTTGACTACGTGCCGCAGGTGTTGCGCGAAAGCGGCTTTGAAGTGCTTTTTCATAGTATTGCCGTGCAGCCGGGGCGGCCTACCGTTTTTGCCCGTAAGGAAAAAACCTATCTCTTTGGACTGCCGGGCAATCCGGTGTCGTCGTTTGTGCAGTTTGAGCTGCTGGTGAAGCCGTTCATATTCGCGCTCATGGGCTCAGAATATTCGCCCGTGCAAATTCAGATGCCCATGGGAACGACTTACACAAGGCGCAATACCAGGCGTAAATCGTTTATTCCTGTGATCATAAAACAAGGAAAGGTTTTTCCGGTGGATTACAATGGCTCCGCACATATCCATGCTTATGTGGAGGCGCAGGGAATCGTTCCGGTTGAGATTGGCAAAACCACATTAGCTGAGGGGGAGCTGACGGATGTACGACTCATTTAACCGAAAGATAAACTATCTGCGCATTTCCGTTACGGATCGTTGCAATCTGCGCTGCCGATACTGCATGCCTGCCGAGGGTATCCCATTGCTCGAGCACGACGACATTTTAAGTTTTGATGAAATCGTCGATTTCACGCGGGTGGCTGTCGGGATGGGTATTAATAAAGTTCGCATAACGGGCGGTGAGCCGCTGGTGCGCAAAGGAATTGTGGAGCTTACGCAAATGCTGGCTTCGATAGAAGGCATTGACGATTTGGGAATGACTACCAACGGCATTTTTCTGGATCGTTTTGC is part of the Bacteroidales bacterium genome and encodes:
- the glp gene encoding gephyrin-like molybdotransferase Glp gives rise to the protein MILFKEALEIVTGAARQLPFTPVSLAQAHGRVLAQDVFSDMDMPPFDKSAMDGYACRRADLDKPLEVIEIIPAGVVPTKMILPGTCSKLMTGGMLPKGADMVIVVEETEPAGENRIRFTGTKSSDNFCRIGEDLRENDLVLKSGTLLRPQHIAILSSVGCVEPLVYDQPVMGVLSTGDELVEPHQRPAPSQIRNSNAAQLLSQIDNIGARPVYFGIVADTLEATREAIEAAINKCNILLLSGGVSMGDFDYVPQVLRESGFEVLFHSIAVQPGRPTVFARKEKTYLFGLPGNPVSSFVQFELLVKPFIFALMGSEYSPVQIQMPMGTTYTRRNTRRKSFIPVIIKQGKVFPVDYNGSAHIHAYVEAQGIVPVEIGKTTLAEGELTDVRLI